TGCCTAACTCACTCATCCACGCTATAGCAGATTACAGCGCTTAAAGCATACCCATCGATTCAAAGGAATTAGAACTTTTCTTGCCGATTTcaaattcagttttattttccaaatttcAACTTGAAACTTAATATAGTGATtgtaatacacaaatacatacacacacatacatacatacatacatacatacatacatacatacatacttgtactccggctgggcgttaaatttcgactgacagttacaaatgagggctattgaccaatcagggaaaagcgtgaagaccggtgtatcagcagagtagcaaatttatcaaatgtcggtggcgggagtgtatttgctgtgtatgagatccaattaatggcatccagggaagagtgattagacgcagacaatcataacaaaaacatgacccttgactgtgactgaacagataggacttccgttcacaagttgaacactattttcgtaataataaacattacctcagagtgtatttagaaggtgaataaaatacacatactacaacttgtactagcaaggtagacggtataatggcagagagaaagcgacggtttgctgttatgatatttgaggacatagatcagaaactgaagacaagtgtactgaaaaatcatagtacacagaaatacacagaaaaaaatactagctcatcatgcaagtatggaatagttgggccgaggagagggatgaagacggaattgacaaaaaagtcacaataattgtggacggtattgcactgtagtttgaatggtgtattttactactacaacttgcgagaggtagacggtactactattgcttcgtaatacactacatttcaaaagtttgaatggtgtatttcatttgcatgtaattaatatgctgtttctttacgctagacacagataaacaatttcgctgaaagttgtaacattgaatgttgacacaggcgtgtatccagtttgttgacacgtgtcagcttcgattggaagtcacgttggcgtcagggtgtctcatcgaaaatcaaaacataaacaatgagTGTATGGAGTTTTTCCTGgaaagaatatgacaccatcgaattattagccggggtacaagataaatgccatcctggcaatacacgcctcctacgtcggcgtgtatttacccggacggcatttattacttgtatacatacatacatacatacatacatacatacatacatacatacatacatacatacacatacatacatacatacacacacacatacacacacacatacatacatacatacatacatacatacatacatacatacatacatacatacatacatacatttgaatGCAATTCTGCTCGTATATCAGTATATACGTCAGGTTACAATAAAGTtatatcacacaaaatatgGTTAAATGACTGGTGATCACTGTTAGCATAGTCAAATCATACAATTCAAAATAGATCTGTAACCGAGTCATGATGTTGCATAGTTACTTCGATATAAGTTCTTGACTTTCTCTTGACTTCAAACTATAtcttaaagttaaaaaaaaaaatcaggcaATCTGTTTAAACAAAACATGTTATGGTTAGACCattaaatgtacacaatgtaatgaAAATTATATACTAAGTAGATATGAAATTCAACGTAGCTAAACATATTGCCATAAGCAAGACTGAATCTTAATGTTCAGTTGTGTAAAAAAACTatctttctaaaaaaaaaataagattacTTAGAAAACGATGTTTGTCTATCTTCGTGAATATATTAACATCAATGGTCTCTTTTGTAGCTTTATTTCGTTGAGGTAATTATGAAGAAAGTGTTATGCTGAATGCTTCTTCCGTTGATGAACATTCAAGTCCTTCTTTCTCTTGTACCCCCTTCCACATTCTTCACACTTGAAGGGTTTCTCAGTACTGTAAACAATCATATGTTCTTTAAGATTCTGATTGGTTGCAAATGTCCGATCACATATACCGCATTCGTACGAGTTCGCTTTTTGGAAATGTTCTCTTCTGTGTTTGAGCATGTTgcgtttgtatttatatttcttgcTACATATATCACAACTGTAACTTTCACCCTCCGATTTATGCAGGTCTGATTCATTCTTCTTCTCTGGTTTACCATTGCCTTGATCATCATTTGATGGTCTTCTCTCTAACGTATCATTTTCAGTTTCATGTTCTGACGCTTTCTCTGTATCTTGAGATGTTCCGTTTGGCGTTGGTGATCTCTCGGTTTGTCTGCGAGTGTTTTCTTTACTCCGTTTTGCGTTATCAGATTCCCGATTCACTTTCTTCCTTTTACAATTGCTTTGACAAGGCTCCTCAGCGCCCCTTTTACCCATTACCTTGCTTTCATTCTGTGAAGTTTCATCGGTTGTCTTTGGATCTGCAGCGATGTTCTTCAGTTGCCGTCTTTTGCTAGGATTCTCGGTCTTTGCAATTGGTGCCTTCACACCACCCATCAATTCGACCATCATTGACCTACGTGGTTTCCCTCCTCCAATAGTCTTAATGTTCTAATACAGAGAAAATAATGTCAAAAATGGTAACGTGTGGTTATACAAaatctatatttaaaaaaaaaaaacataacaaaaaataGAGTAATTCTCTATCGGTAGTGTACATACACCACCATAACTATGGGCCAGGCTTTGTTCGGCATATATCTACGGATCttttagtctagctgctagacctcggatgtttttccgatacaatacgacacacgaccgaacatcgctatcgaggatggaacttccgagttcgggcaagccctcactacgaacttcgttcgcttatcgtatcggaagaaagcccgaacgtccaGCAGCAAGACTACGGATCTTTGtactaatacaatcactgaacactttattttaaaattttgttaaTTCTGTGACCAAGTGCTAACATTTATTTTTGCATCTTACATGCCTGAAAGGTTTATCATTTCGTACATGTACACCACTCATTACAAACTTTATTACTCAGTTGGTTGACAAGAGCGCCAATTACGCCAGTTAGACGTATACATCTAGAATGAAACAGTGTTGAGAGACTTACACCTGGTAAAGTTGTAGCAGGCATACTGCGACTGTCTGCGGTGGTTAGTTCTTCGATAAACGTCTTACTGCTTTCATTTCCATCCCGTGACCCTTTTGGAGATTCTCCTCCGTCTTTCAATTGCCGATTTCCGTCAGTCCGTACTTCTCTTTGCATATCGGCATTTTCCTTCAACTCACACTTCGGAAGTTTGCTAGGTACAACTTGTTTTGTATCCATTCTTTCCTATGagacaatatgatatgatgattaTATAATTACTTGCACCGAGTCTCTCATACCTGCTTACTTGAAATGTCTCTAAATGTGTGAAGTTGCCATCAAGTACGTAGGCTTCCATTGGCATATAATAGTAAAGAGTAATGAATGTCAAAGGAATACACCCCCTAGTAATTAATTGTAGCACCCACTTATTTGGGTTTTCATCATTTGAATTCGGCAGAACTGGAGAATGTCGGAAAGGAAGTAAAACTCATTatgtaaagtactaaaatgcTAATACAGACCTTACATATATCACCCTCCGATTTATGCAGGTCTGTTTCATTCTTCTTCTCTGGTTTACCATTGCCTTGATCATCAGCTAATGGTATTCTCTCTAACGTATCATTGTCAGTTTCATGTTCTGACGCTTTCTCTGTATCTTGAGATATTTCGTTTGGTGTTGATGATCTCTCGGTTTGTCTGTTAGTGTTTTCTTTAGTCCGCTTTGGCTTGCCCTCTTCAGGGTTCCCTTTCTTCCTTTTACAATTGCTTTGACAAGGCTCCTCAGTGCCCTCTTTACTCATTACCGTGCTTTCATTCTGTGGAGTTTCATCCGATGTCTTTGGATCGTGAATTACTGCAGCGATGTTCTTCAATTGCTGTTGTTTGCTAAGATTTTCGGTCTTTGCAATTGGTGACGTCACACCAGCCATCCATTTCACCATCACAGGCTGACATGGTTTCCCTCGTCCAATAGTCTTAATGTTCTAATACAgagaaaaaatatgtaaaacatgGTAACGTGTGGTTGTACAAAtctataataaaaaaaataccagaaAACAGAGTAATTCTCTATCGGTGGTGTACATACACCAACATAACTATCTACGGATCTTTGtactaatacaatcactgaaCACTGAACACttgtaaattattttacttCTGTATTTTAAACTTTATTGATTCTGTGACCAAgtgatgatatttttttacattttacatgtctTTTACACTGAAAGGTTCGTCATTGCGTACACATACACCACCCGTTAAAAATTTTACTCAGTGACAAGAAGAGCGCCAATTGCGAATCTGTCAGTCTACATGATTGTCTTAAAACACAAATCAAAGCAAACTGCAAATTCAAGAATCGGTTAGACGTACATCTAGAATGAAACATGTTGAGAGACTTACACCTGGTAAATTTATAGCAGACATATTGCGATTGTCTGCGGTGGTTAGTTCTTCGATAAACGTCTTACTGCTTTCATTTCCATCCCGTGACCCTTTTGGAGACTCTCCTCCTTCTTTCAATTGCCGATTTCCTTCAGTCCGTATTTGCATATCGGCATTTTCCTTCAACTCACACTTTGGAAGTTTGTTAGGTACATCTTGTTTTAAAGAGTGCATTCTTTCCTATGagacaatatgatataatgATGATATAATTACTTATTTTCTCATACCTGCTTACTTGAAATGTCTCTATACGACATTGCCATCACACGTACATAGGACTCCCAGTGGcaaaataataaagtaatacaTATGAATGTCGAAGGAAAACACCCCATCATATCATCCCAAATCCTATGCTAATAACCCTGCAACTACTGAAATATCATGGAATATTGTGAacataataatttattataGTATCCACTTATTTGGGCTTTCATCATTTAAATTCGGCAGAACTGGAGAATGTCGGGTAGGAAGCTTTATGTAAAGCAATAAAATGCTAATACAGACTTTTCATCTCATCTTTGAGGTACAATTATTGTTTAACATCATAATTCAAAGATTTGCCGACATTGAGTAAACCAAAATAGAAGAATGAGTGTATTATAAGAGTCATCATTAAACAAATTGAAACTTACATGAATCTTCTCATGTGCAGCAACTGCGGATCTTGTACCAAACTTTTTatcacaatatttacatttatggATTCTTTTAGGTTGTTTCTTTCGCTGACTGACACTGAAGATCTTCTTTCGCTTGGCACGTTTCAATAAACCCCTCGCCGCCTTTTGTTGGTGAACACCATGCTGAAAGAATATCGAAGTCTAGCCTAAATCAAGTATCTTTTAAAATGCTGGCAATGTTAATGAGTATATGTCACTAAAGTTTATGACAAACAAGTACTTGGTACTAGAGCACATTCAGTAGTTACTGCCTATAATGAATGGATTCTTATATTGAGTTTTTATGCAGTGAGTTAGTCTGGATgacaacgtggtttctaactaattAACCATGTCTGGCCAAAGTCCCTGAATCAGCACAAAaggttgttcatccaatcagagaaccccaactgctatagtgacgtaaacacagtgtataagtagcatcctgagctgacaaatataccatatttggacattacatagcTGCCCCAATAAACAATAACTTTGTGTGTTATTGGTCAGAATGTTGTGATtgatttacattgtttacaaagacatgatgttaatgactgtgcgGGTGTCTGTGGATGAATTATAAATTGCacctcaggacttctagagtaacgactttgattATATACTGTAAGTGGAgatgtaaatcgtaacgatactgtataggaagtaGACTAGCAATGAGTGGAACATGAAATCAAGTACTGTGTAAATACACTGAATATTTCTCGTGGCTTTTTCTATTAAAGTAAACAGTTTTTCAAAAAGCGTGGAATGATTACGACATTGCAATGAACTGATAATCAGATTCCCGGCGTCTCAAAGTCTTTTCTATTAGACAACAGCACTATTCAAACAAAGAAAGTAATTAATGATAACGACTTCAAgttgaaaacaaagtaaatattCACTCTCTATACTTGACCAGAACTGATGCCGAGAAACACTCTCTCAAAACCTAAAAGGATTTTGTGAAATCTATCTGaaacattcatcaatgtttacGGATATGCAATGAATGTATATAAGcgaaataattatgtacatttcatttgaacTCTCACTTTCACTCTTTATTTGCATTATctgtaacaaaaataaaacactatTGTAATATACCTTTGTCTTTTTATGTTTGTTGAGTTTAAGTTTAGATTCGAAGGTTAGATGACAGAGTGTACAAACAGATCCGTTGTCTTTTACATGGGTCTGCTCATGTTCATTCTTCTGTTTCAAACTGTAGAATGTCTTCGGGCACTTGGAACATTTCAACATACGTTTACTGTTACGTCCTGCCACTGGTATAATGCGCTAAAATGGAAGAAGAAATGAGGTATATGAACCTGGACACCGAAAATAGCATCAACACTTGGAATCAATTAAAACGTGTTTCGCAG
This region of Glandiceps talaboti chromosome 4, keGlaTala1.1, whole genome shotgun sequence genomic DNA includes:
- the LOC144434235 gene encoding uncharacterized protein LOC144434235; amino-acid sequence: MQNGNRKSDKKKELWESLFKVLGKNGFVESNGWTAVHVCAVLGYTKVIQLLLDNGSAVDKLSGCQQTPLLFAALFGREKAVNLLIERGADIHALGKFKATALHAAATNGHHRIVKLLLDRGANIEQKTISQQTPLMYAALSGCEKSVNLLIERGADIHAVDEVNATALHAAANFGHHRIVKLLLDRGANIEQKTINGYTVLHCGVLGRRISVIEVLLQAGAIDNRQNKYGNTALDLAVKLGYHDIVNLLSHANSNQSRKYSDIGHNETTLWDKLQQIELQVTSPSVDVAVFDDVDTLEERNETIQDVGQMAGRISCIKTPKPNKDKPLCSTQIKRIIPVAGRNSKRMLKCSKCPKTFYSLKQKNEHEQTHVKDNGSVCTLCHLTFESKLKLNKHKKTKHGVHQQKAARGLLKRAKRKKIFSVSQRKKQPKRIHKCKYCDKKFGTRSAVAAHEKIHERMHSLKQDVPNKLPKCELKENADMQIRTEGNRQLKEGGESPKGSRDGNESSKTFIEELTTADNRNMSAINLPGNIKTIGRGKPCQPVMVKWMAGVTSPIAKTENLSKQQQLKNIAAVIHDPKTSDETPQNESTVMSKEGTEEPCQSNCKRKKGNPEEGKPKRTKENTNRQTERSSTPNEISQDTEKASEHETDNDTLERIPLADDQGNGKPEKKNETDLHKSEGDICKERMDTKQVVPSKLPKCELKENADMQREVRTDGNRQLKDGGESPKGSRDGNESSKTFIEELTTADSRSMPATTLPGNIKTIGGGKPRRSMMVELMGGVKAPIAKTENPSKRRQLKNIAADPKTTDETSQNESKVMGKRGAEEPCQSNCKRKKVNRESDNAKRSKENTRRQTERSPTPNGTSQDTEKASEHETENDTLERRPSNDDQGNGKPEKKNESDLHKSEGESYSCDICSKKYKYKRNMLKHRREHFQKANSYECGICDRTFATNQNLKEHMIVYSTEKPFKCEECGRGYKRKKDLNVHQRKKHSA